A section of the Euwallacea similis isolate ESF13 chromosome 9, ESF131.1, whole genome shotgun sequence genome encodes:
- the LOC136411011 gene encoding Ig-like V-type domain-containing protein FAM187A: MNVLVQLLLFQCFVISSSITILFVVSKTYILIEAISLNTWGHAESEYPRYNNKYKTQNKEKWKEYYDCLQSQFNNLNVHKSVTPEALVGFETSIVKMECKICLSPLDSKNKESITWEWATKDDEGFSLVEYSEHILLAPEDRSLQIFNLRDEHTGQYMCKLGESTTTPYFLTVINITETTMDKVHSPSAPKGPYSKKPENIPFGLIIDTQWGEWSVCSTCDKVGKKHKLGYCTVYFKGVGNNMELEAEENGRKRFESEITNLFKIFKYGIPCQSYILPNVVKTLPEVRGRKNEIMIGYCKVKCPINNIFEVRDKSGNVIERVDNSKGIYSMSQKLPPMEPSVERRLQYEVKGSDIVLQCPGDAPIQWQIAEKTLKAEVIWAESNGRIFISITDRIHIKKAKMSDSNIYSCWQLERLAGSVRLVVEKKFELNFNHSVMLFGLVLILGIFLYMFIKMIGIRISVK; the protein is encoded by the exons atgaatgttctagttcaattacttttatttcaatgtttcgTAATCTCt TCTTCAATAACTATCCTATTTGTGGTTTCGAAGACCTACATTTTAATAGAAGCCATTTCTTTAAACACATGGGGACATGCCGAAAGCGAATATCCAAGATACAACAACAAATACAAAAcacaaaataaggaaaaatggAAGGAATATTACGACTGTTTACAATCACAATTCAACAATCTAAATGTCCACAAAAGTGTTACTCCTGAGGCTTTAGTTGGTTTTGAAACATCAATTGTTAA AATGGAATGCAAGATATGTTTAAGCCCACTTGACAGCAAAAACAAGGAATCTATCACATGGGAATGGGCTACAAAAGACGACGAAGGATTTTCACTAGTTGAATACTCCGAACACATTTTATTGGCACCCGAAGACAGATCATTGCAAATATTCAACTTGAGAGACGAACATACTGGTCAATACATGTGCAAACTAGGCGAGTCGACGACTACACCTTACTTCTTAACAGTTATCAATATTACTGAAACCACAATGGATAAA GTTCATAGTCCTTCAGCTCCAAAAGGCCCCTATTCCAAAAAACCAGAGAACATTCCATTTGGTTTAATAATTGACACGCAATGGGGTGAATGGTCAGTTTGCAGCACATGCGACAAAGTTggtaaaaaacataaattggGGTATTGCACTGTTTACTTCAAAGGGGTAGGAAATAAT ATGGAACTAGAAGCAGAAGAAAACGGGAGAAAGCGATTTGAAAGCGAAATAACGaatctctttaaaattttcaaatacggaATTCCATGCCAGAGTTATATTCTGCCTAATGTAGTAAAAACTCTTCCTGAGGTACGAGGAAGAAAAAATGAGATTATGATCGGATATTGCAAA GTCAAATGTCCAATCAATAACATATTTGAAGTTAGGGACAAAAGTGGAAACGTAATCGAACGGGTAGACAATTCCAAAGGAATATATTCTATGTCTCAAAAGTTGCCTCCCATGGAACCGTCTGTGGAGAGACGTTTACAGTATGAGGTCAAAGGATCTGATATTGTTTTGCAATGTCCAGG TGATGCACCAATTCAATGGCAAATAGCGGAGAAAACCCTTAAAGCCGAAGTAATATGGGCTGAATCTAATGGACGAATTTTCATTAGTATCACTGACAGAATCCACATCAAAAAAGCGAAAATGTCCGACTCAAATATATACAG TTGTTGGCAATTAGAAAGATTGGCGGGCTCCGTTAGACTTGTGGTGGAGAAGAAATTCGAACTAAATTTCAATCATAGCGTAATGCTATTTGGATTAGTTCTGATTCTAGGGATTTTCTTGtacatgtttattaaaatgattGGCATAAgaatttctgtaaaataa
- the RpS17 gene encoding small ribosomal subunit protein eS17, which yields MGRVRTKTVKKASKVIIEKYYTRLTLDFHTNKRICEEIAIIPTKPLRNKIAGFVTHLMKRLRHSQVRGISIKLQEEERERRDNYVPEVSALEHDIIEVDAETKEMLKMLEFNNISGLQLLQPASNYNNRRA from the coding sequence ATGGGTCGCGTCCGTACTAAAACTGTGAAAAAAGCCTCCAAAGTAATCATTGAAAAGTACTACACACGCCTGACCCTAGATTTCCACACCAACAAGAGGATCTGCGAGGAAATTGCCATTATTCCTACCAAACCCCTGCGTAATAAGATTGCTGGTTTCGTGACACATTTAATGAAGCGTTTGAGGCACTCCCAAGTGAGAGGTATTTCCATCAAGTTACAAGAGGAGGAGCGTGAAAGGCGTGACAACTATGTCCCCGAAGTCTCAGCTTTGGAACATGATATCATTGAGGTGGATGCTGAGACCAAGGAAATGTTGAAGATGTTGGAATTCAACAATATCAGTGGCCTGCAGCTTCTGCAGCCTGCAAGCAACTATAATAATAGGCGGGCTTGA
- the LOC136410742 gene encoding uncharacterized protein isoform X2 yields MLNLKTILVLSAVFVVCYGQHINGYNGFNKCKKSHHHHHGIRTLFTVSLVAGKVIGIIKFIEYMKSKDRHEEKVVYVNPHEHHDHEFESQPWASRSEFYESKSYEGYPAEYSGDHPPEDVYDHNERYGFAPGTYHNGLASSRSSEDNYTAMFYRGITVLTNRLRQLNITDMALNDMGIKDINCKRKFVCKADFNAHENIILKTGLNILRDASYRRYMPNSTVTSEEECNKLYPECSSESEL; encoded by the exons atgttaaatttgaaaacgattTTGGTACTCTCGGcagtttttgttgtttgttacGGACAACATATAAATGGTTACAATGGATTTAATAAGTGTAAAAAAagtcatcatcatcatcatggAATAC GAACGCTATTTACAGTAAGCTTGGTAGCCGGAAAAGTCATTGGCATTATCAAGTTTATTGAGTACATGAAAA GCAAAGACCGTCACGAGGAGAAAGTTGTTTATGTAAACCCGCACGAGCATCATGACCACGAATTTGAAAGTCAGCCTTGGGCTAGTAGATCAGAATTTTATGAATCAAAGTCGTATGAAGGATATCCAGCAG aatactCCGGAGATCACCCCCCAGAAGATGTGTACGACCACAACGAACGTTACGGCTTCGCTCCGGGGACGTACCATAATGGCCTAGCATCTAGCAGAAGTAGCGAAGACAATTATACAGCCATGTTTTATAGAGGAATAACCGTATTAACTAACCGATTAAGGCA GTTAAATATCACCGATATGGCCTTAAACGACATGGGCATTAAAGACATAAACTGCAAAAGAAAGTTTGTATGCAAAGCTGATTTCAACGCtcatgaaaatataattcttaAAACAGGGTTGAATATTTTAAG ggATGCCTCATATCGACGTTATATGCCGAACAGCACTGTAACGTCAGAAGAAGAATGCAACAAATTGTATCCCGAATGTAGCAGTGAATCTGAATTATAG
- the LOC136410742 gene encoding uncharacterized protein isoform X1, translated as MLNLKTILVLSAVFVVCYGQHINGYNGFNKCKKSHHHHHGIHHFHFLYYLTFLAIKLKIIFFVGTLFTVSLVAGKVIGIIKFIEYMKSKDRHEEKVVYVNPHEHHDHEFESQPWASRSEFYESKSYEGYPAEYSGDHPPEDVYDHNERYGFAPGTYHNGLASSRSSEDNYTAMFYRGITVLTNRLRQLNITDMALNDMGIKDINCKRKFVCKADFNAHENIILKTGLNILRDASYRRYMPNSTVTSEEECNKLYPECSSESEL; from the exons atgttaaatttgaaaacgattTTGGTACTCTCGGcagtttttgttgtttgttacGGACAACATATAAATGGTTACAATGGATTTAATAAGTGTAAAAAAagtcatcatcatcatcatggAATAC ATCACTTCCACTTCTTGTATTACTTAACCTTCCTCGCtattaaactgaaaatcaTATTCTTCGTAGGAACGCTATTTACAGTAAGCTTGGTAGCCGGAAAAGTCATTGGCATTATCAAGTTTATTGAGTACATGAAAA GCAAAGACCGTCACGAGGAGAAAGTTGTTTATGTAAACCCGCACGAGCATCATGACCACGAATTTGAAAGTCAGCCTTGGGCTAGTAGATCAGAATTTTATGAATCAAAGTCGTATGAAGGATATCCAGCAG aatactCCGGAGATCACCCCCCAGAAGATGTGTACGACCACAACGAACGTTACGGCTTCGCTCCGGGGACGTACCATAATGGCCTAGCATCTAGCAGAAGTAGCGAAGACAATTATACAGCCATGTTTTATAGAGGAATAACCGTATTAACTAACCGATTAAGGCA GTTAAATATCACCGATATGGCCTTAAACGACATGGGCATTAAAGACATAAACTGCAAAAGAAAGTTTGTATGCAAAGCTGATTTCAACGCtcatgaaaatataattcttaAAACAGGGTTGAATATTTTAAG ggATGCCTCATATCGACGTTATATGCCGAACAGCACTGTAACGTCAGAAGAAGAATGCAACAAATTGTATCCCGAATGTAGCAGTGAATCTGAATTATAG